One Lacticaseibacillus rhamnosus genomic window carries:
- the rpsL gene encoding 30S ribosomal protein S12, with translation MPTINQLVRQGRKSKSTKSDSPALNFGYNSKKKSLTSNPAPQKRGVATRVGTMTPKKPNSALRKYARVRLSNLIEVTAYIPGIGHNLQEHSVVLIRGGRVKDLPGVRYHIVRGALDTAGVDGRMQGRSKYGAKRPKKK, from the coding sequence ATGCCTACTATTAATCAATTAGTTCGCCAAGGTCGTAAATCCAAATCAACCAAGTCAGACTCTCCTGCGTTGAACTTCGGTTACAACAGCAAGAAGAAGAGCCTTACCAGTAATCCAGCACCGCAAAAACGTGGGGTTGCTACTCGTGTCGGTACCATGACACCTAAGAAACCTAACTCAGCTTTGCGGAAATATGCTCGTGTTCGTCTGTCCAACTTGATCGAAGTGACAGCTTATATTCCGGGTATTGGCCATAACTTGCAAGAACATAGTGTTGTCTTGATCCGTGGCGGCCGTGTTAAGGACTTGCCAGGGGTTCGTTATCACATCGTTCGTGGTGCGCTTGATACCGCTGGTGTTGACGGCCGGATGCAAGGTCGCTCGAAGTACGGTGCAAAACGTCCTAAGAAGAAGTAA
- the fusA gene encoding elongation factor G, with protein sequence MANKREFPLDRTRNIGIMAHIDAGKTTTTERILYYTGKIHKIGETHEGASQMDWMPQEQERGITITSAATTAFWKDHRVNIIDTPGHVDFTIEVERSLRVLDGAITVLDAQSGVEPQTENVWRQATTYGVPRLVFVNKMDKIGADFDYSLSTLHDRLQANAHAVQLPIGAEDKFEGVIDLIEMKADLYDEDELGTKWDTVDIPDEYKEAAEKAHNELVEAVADVDDGIMDKYLEGEEISNAELKAAIRKATINLEFYPVLAGSAFKNKGVQMLLDAVIDYLPSPLDVRPYHATDPDTGDAVELTAGDDKPFAALAFKVATDPFVGRLTYIRVYSGTLEAGSYVLNATKDNRERVGRLLQMHSNHREEIPEVFSGDIAAAIGLKNTTTGDSLTDVNHPLILESLDVPDPVIQVSIEPDSKEDQDKLDIGLQKLSEEDPTFKAETNPETGETLIAGMGELHLDIMVDRLKREFKVAAKVGEPQVAYRETFTKEASAQGKFVRQSGGKGQYGDVWIEFTPNEEGKGFEFENAIVGGVVPREYIPAVEQGLKEAMANGVLAGYPLIDVKAKLYDGSYHEVDSSEAAFKVAASMALRNASKNAGAVILEPIMHVEVVAPEEYLGDVMGQITARRGRVEGMEARGNAQLVNSMVPLAEMFGYATTLRSATQGRGTFTMTFDHYEAVPKSIQEEIIKKNGGGVATKD encoded by the coding sequence ATGGCCAACAAACGTGAATTTCCGTTAGACCGTACCCGTAATATCGGGATCATGGCTCACATCGATGCCGGTAAAACGACCACGACTGAACGGATTTTGTATTATACCGGTAAAATTCATAAAATCGGTGAAACTCATGAAGGAGCTTCACAGATGGACTGGATGCCACAGGAACAGGAACGTGGGATCACCATCACCAGTGCTGCTACCACGGCTTTCTGGAAGGATCACCGGGTCAACATCATTGACACCCCCGGACACGTTGACTTCACGATTGAAGTTGAACGTTCCTTGCGTGTGTTAGATGGTGCGATCACCGTTTTGGATGCCCAATCCGGTGTTGAGCCGCAGACTGAAAACGTTTGGCGTCAAGCGACAACATACGGGGTTCCGCGGTTAGTTTTCGTTAACAAGATGGATAAGATTGGTGCGGATTTTGACTATTCATTGTCAACTTTGCATGATCGGTTGCAGGCAAATGCCCATGCCGTTCAGTTGCCAATCGGTGCCGAAGATAAGTTCGAAGGGGTCATTGACCTGATCGAAATGAAGGCCGACTTGTACGATGAAGATGAACTCGGGACGAAGTGGGATACGGTTGACATTCCTGATGAATATAAGGAAGCTGCCGAAAAAGCCCACAACGAACTTGTCGAAGCCGTTGCTGACGTTGACGATGGCATCATGGACAAGTATCTTGAAGGCGAAGAGATTTCCAATGCTGAATTAAAGGCTGCTATTCGTAAAGCAACCATTAACTTGGAATTCTATCCGGTTTTGGCTGGTTCAGCTTTCAAGAACAAGGGTGTTCAGATGCTGTTGGACGCGGTTATTGATTACCTGCCGTCACCATTGGATGTTCGTCCGTATCATGCAACCGATCCTGATACAGGCGATGCCGTTGAGCTGACCGCTGGTGATGACAAGCCGTTTGCTGCTTTGGCCTTCAAAGTTGCGACTGATCCATTTGTTGGCCGTTTGACCTACATTCGGGTATACAGCGGCACACTGGAAGCTGGTTCCTATGTGTTGAACGCAACAAAAGACAACCGTGAACGTGTCGGCCGTCTGTTGCAGATGCATAGTAATCACCGTGAAGAAATTCCGGAAGTCTTTTCCGGCGATATCGCTGCTGCTATCGGTTTGAAGAATACCACCACAGGGGATTCTTTGACGGATGTTAACCACCCATTGATTCTTGAATCATTGGATGTTCCGGATCCGGTTATCCAGGTTTCCATCGAGCCTGACTCTAAAGAAGACCAAGACAAGCTGGATATCGGTTTGCAGAAGCTCTCTGAAGAAGATCCGACATTCAAGGCTGAGACCAACCCTGAAACTGGTGAAACACTAATTGCCGGCATGGGTGAATTGCATTTGGATATCATGGTTGATCGTCTGAAGCGTGAATTCAAAGTGGCTGCTAAAGTTGGTGAACCACAAGTTGCCTATCGTGAGACCTTTACTAAAGAAGCGTCTGCACAAGGTAAGTTTGTTCGTCAGTCCGGTGGTAAAGGTCAATATGGTGATGTTTGGATCGAGTTCACACCAAACGAAGAAGGCAAGGGCTTTGAATTTGAAAATGCCATTGTCGGTGGGGTTGTTCCGCGTGAATATATCCCAGCTGTTGAACAAGGTCTGAAAGAAGCCATGGCAAACGGTGTCTTGGCTGGCTATCCATTAATTGATGTGAAGGCCAAACTATATGATGGTTCTTACCATGAAGTCGATTCTTCTGAAGCTGCCTTTAAAGTGGCTGCTTCCATGGCGTTACGTAATGCCTCGAAGAATGCTGGCGCCGTGATCCTTGAACCGATCATGCACGTTGAAGTCGTTGCGCCTGAAGAATACCTTGGCGATGTTATGGGCCAGATCACGGCACGTCGCGGTCGCGTTGAAGGTATGGAAGCGCGCGGTAATGCGCAATTGGTTAACTCAATGGTTCCGCTGGCCGAAATGTTTGGCTATGCAACCACCTTGCGTAGTGCAACCCAAGGCCGTGGTACTTTCACCATGACCTTTGACCACTACGAAGCTGTACCAAAGAGTATCCAAGAAGAAATTATCAAGAAAAATGGCGGCGGTGTTGCTACGAAAGACTAG
- the rpsG gene encoding 30S ribosomal protein S7, with translation MPRKGSVAKRDVLPDPVYNSKLVTRLINHLMIDGKRGKASTILYDAFDMIKKQTGNEPLDVFEEAMKNVMPVLEVKARRIGGSNYQVPIEVRPDRRTTLGLRWIVQYSRQRGEHTMDERLAKEIMDAANNTGAAVKKREDTHKMADANRAFAHYRW, from the coding sequence ATGCCACGTAAAGGCAGTGTCGCAAAACGTGATGTTTTACCTGATCCAGTTTACAATTCAAAGCTGGTTACCCGTTTAATCAACCACTTGATGATTGATGGTAAGCGCGGGAAGGCATCCACTATTTTATATGATGCATTTGATATGATTAAGAAACAAACCGGGAACGAACCGTTAGACGTTTTTGAAGAAGCAATGAAGAACGTTATGCCGGTCTTGGAAGTTAAAGCTCGCCGTATCGGTGGTTCTAACTACCAGGTGCCGATTGAAGTTCGTCCGGATCGCCGGACCACCTTGGGCTTGCGTTGGATTGTTCAGTATTCGCGTCAACGCGGTGAACACACAATGGACGAACGCTTGGCTAAGGAAATCATGGACGCCGCTAACAACACCGGCGCCGCAGTGAAGAAGCGTGAAGATACCCACAAGATGGCTGATGCTAACCGGGCATTTGCACATTATCGTTGGTAA
- a CDS encoding helix-turn-helix transcriptional regulator produces the protein MSSQERIVTIMLRLMRGEVLNKQTLMHEFNKDESSIRRDISVIKRMFDDVMDEPDVFVASTTGDYRFKSTVLSTGHSPLNDGQLLAMTLILTASRGLATSEMKTLLHQLLPEGPEHRSLSDVVRNPIFEYKGVPKVALTARLARLSQAILKHETISFDHTYHGVTRHFDRRLPTGLYFGDLFFYLIIDGSDEQPDDPDNGQFVRFRLDDMSHITYHGRQPQHAYEARFRGGRLQKHTWYPYLGKPINLEILYGYDPRFVLDRFPDAIVHDEKVDEQPTSKNPYAQKFYHITIPVNDGFGIRMWLLGQAGLVKVLAPKYIRDYVIRGLEEGLAHYRHEERNRLR, from the coding sequence GTGTCAAGCCAGGAACGAATTGTAACGATTATGCTGCGACTCATGCGAGGAGAGGTATTAAACAAACAAACCTTAATGCACGAGTTTAATAAAGATGAGTCTTCCATTCGGCGTGATATTAGTGTCATTAAACGGATGTTCGATGACGTGATGGATGAGCCGGATGTATTTGTCGCAAGTACCACGGGTGATTATCGCTTCAAGTCAACTGTACTATCAACTGGCCACAGTCCCTTAAATGACGGGCAGTTATTAGCAATGACGCTGATTTTGACCGCAAGTCGGGGCTTGGCAACTTCCGAGATGAAAACGCTACTTCACCAGTTGCTGCCTGAAGGGCCGGAGCATCGAAGCCTAAGCGATGTGGTACGAAATCCGATCTTCGAGTATAAAGGGGTACCAAAAGTAGCACTCACAGCACGGTTGGCACGTTTGAGTCAGGCGATTTTGAAGCATGAGACCATTAGCTTCGATCATACTTATCATGGCGTAACCCGTCATTTTGATCGGCGCCTACCAACTGGATTATATTTTGGCGACTTATTTTTTTATCTCATTATTGATGGTAGTGACGAGCAGCCTGATGATCCGGACAATGGTCAGTTTGTGCGCTTTCGGCTTGATGATATGAGCCATATTACTTACCATGGACGTCAACCGCAACATGCCTATGAAGCACGTTTTCGCGGCGGCCGGTTACAAAAACACACATGGTATCCATACTTAGGCAAGCCAATTAATCTGGAAATCCTGTATGGCTATGACCCGCGTTTTGTCCTTGATCGTTTTCCGGATGCCATCGTTCATGATGAAAAAGTCGATGAGCAGCCAACGTCCAAGAATCCTTACGCGCAAAAGTTCTACCACATCACCATTCCGGTTAATGATGGCTTTGGCATTCGTATGTGGTTGCTAGGACAGGCAGGGTTAGTCAAAGTGCTTGCGCCAAAGTATATTCGTGATTATGTCATTCGCGGTTTAGAAGAAGGTTTGGCACATTATCGGCATGAAGAAAGGAATCGTTTGCGCTAG